One Streptomyces sp. ML-6 genomic region harbors:
- a CDS encoding pentapeptide repeat-containing protein translates to MSSGTRKGWAPRQYPVDRAAADRLREWLEGPEDRGLDGVGLDFSGADLSGGDFSESWFTEAKLVGTNLAGAEFYRADLEGADLSGATLTNGSLVRANLDDATLRGATLDGVDFVKASLYDVDASGASFRGARLMGASLLDVDLRGADLTNAVADENSFKVKLDENTVLDGFSGTVFGPVELVTADGVEELGGPDLEEWIRRRGGGVSVIPPRSAR, encoded by the coding sequence ATGTCATCTGGTACCCGTAAAGGCTGGGCACCGCGCCAGTACCCCGTCGACCGAGCTGCCGCCGATCGCCTGCGCGAATGGCTGGAGGGCCCGGAGGACCGCGGGCTGGACGGTGTGGGGCTCGACTTCAGTGGCGCGGATCTGTCGGGCGGCGACTTCTCCGAGTCCTGGTTCACCGAAGCCAAGCTGGTCGGTACGAACCTGGCGGGTGCGGAGTTCTACCGCGCGGATCTCGAGGGCGCCGACCTTTCCGGCGCGACCCTGACCAACGGCTCGCTGGTACGGGCGAACCTGGACGACGCCACGCTCCGGGGCGCGACCCTCGACGGTGTCGACTTCGTCAAGGCCTCGCTCTACGACGTGGACGCCTCGGGGGCGAGCTTCCGCGGCGCCCGCCTGATGGGAGCCTCCCTGCTGGACGTCGACCTCCGCGGCGCGGACCTGACGAACGCGGTGGCGGACGAGAACTCGTTCAAGGTGAAGCTCGACGAGAACACCGTTCTCGACGGTTTCTCCGGGACAGTTTTCGGCCCGGTCGAACTCGTCACCGCGGACGGCGTCGAGGAGCTGGGCGGACCGGATCTCGAGGAGTGGATTCGTCGGCGGGGAGGCGGCGTGAGCGTCATTCCTCCGCGCTCCGCACGCTGA
- a CDS encoding DUF6507 family protein, with product MTGWDLKPQGIQGVLKTTGETASKIQTHVTSYGDHLTSAASSAGTISADAGAGGGGGGDGKGEEAVGGLVALALSQFAEHTTGDLKFIAARAGKSLTGAVDATTAYLNGDLEMAAEAQRKALGAVDLDPKKPGVQTR from the coding sequence GTGACTGGGTGGGATCTGAAGCCGCAGGGTATTCAGGGTGTGCTGAAGACGACGGGTGAGACGGCGTCGAAGATTCAGACGCATGTGACGTCGTACGGTGATCATCTGACGTCGGCGGCGTCGAGTGCGGGCACGATCAGTGCCGATGCCGGCGCCGGTGGCGGGGGTGGCGGGGACGGCAAGGGTGAGGAGGCCGTGGGCGGTCTGGTCGCGCTGGCCCTGTCGCAGTTCGCCGAGCACACCACCGGGGACCTGAAGTTCATCGCGGCCCGGGCCGGGAAGTCGCTGACCGGCGCGGTCGACGCCACGACCGCCTACCTCAACGGCGACCTGGAAATGGCCGCCGAGGCCCAGCGCAAGGCCCTGGGCGCGGTCGACCTGGACCCGAAGAAGCCCGGGGTGCAGACCCGATGA
- a CDS encoding pore-forming ESAT-6 family protein — MAGGTDRRAYDTGASADAQGNIQVVIARLEEVITARDGQVKAAMADFAADGVADEYHGKELRWNRSSQEVKNIIQLLKTTLEKNDGTAQHTITRAKAAVDNIG; from the coding sequence ATGGCCGGTGGCACTGACCGTCGTGCGTACGACACGGGCGCGTCCGCGGACGCGCAGGGCAACATCCAGGTGGTGATCGCGCGGCTGGAGGAGGTCATCACGGCGCGCGACGGCCAGGTCAAGGCGGCGATGGCGGACTTCGCGGCCGACGGCGTGGCGGACGAGTACCACGGCAAGGAACTGCGGTGGAACCGTTCCTCGCAGGAGGTCAAGAACATCATCCAGCTGCTCAAGACGACGCTGGAGAAGAACGACGGCACCGCGCAGCACACGATCACGCGCGCCAAGGCCGCGGTCGACAACATCGGCTGA